A genomic stretch from Fibrobacter sp. includes:
- a CDS encoding carboxypeptidase regulatory-like domain-containing protein, whose translation MTNLKSHRNVLFLFLFALAVSINGQELVPADPYIIVRPAEPVADKDTVVLKLIIGTAQNSCVVPEIKDIRFTIEQANIAVYPPVYSVYLNYQVLELPKDKVCPAVYSPVEYGPEYNLGTLSVGTYEVYDNSSGIMTLDPKKPVYPHVGSFSVVNGSGVPIRRYSVQGKVVDDPSPLKRASLPIEGVKVLLRKSELANMDQLLLDPSISLAPPSVIDSAYTDSNGNFFFPKLLPDLYSIECLHPNYNPAGVFFNLASDTSFQIMMLEKSSTVSVSGHVRELFNAELVPLEGCTITVTQPQIAFPIEAAGQLISIPIRPIDPVVYKAVSGTDGSYKITGISLSANNEAWYVRATKRGYNEESKTVRLSVGSDQVVDFVLQKRYANFIKDTVDGIIITLSTEKEAYNVGEGVNIRYSLTNTTSRDITFGGFSANCEYDMAIGAKDADLPYYKLSDFVTCLRSISEIVVPAKDSVVKSFPQYVIPEDLVKSDEYQPWYVEAGLNKDEYKETWIRLGFRVREIPVSSRPVSSVKKGRSVECSLIRETLSLNLSEREFVRVTAHSLDGRIIPQLTFQKQLGAGSHVIPLDISGVRGICLLRVSGEKFTRAFKLNLAAR comes from the coding sequence ATGACAAATTTAAAATCTCACAGAAATGTATTGTTTCTTTTTCTGTTTGCTCTTGCAGTTTCAATCAATGGGCAGGAGCTTGTACCAGCCGATCCGTATATCATTGTCAGACCTGCGGAACCGGTAGCTGATAAAGATACGGTTGTGTTGAAGCTTATTATTGGTACGGCTCAGAACTCATGTGTTGTTCCGGAGATAAAAGACATCAGGTTTACTATCGAACAGGCTAATATTGCTGTTTATCCGCCAGTTTACAGCGTTTACCTCAATTATCAGGTATTAGAGCTTCCAAAAGACAAGGTTTGCCCTGCTGTTTACAGTCCGGTAGAGTATGGGCCTGAGTACAATCTGGGTACTCTTTCAGTGGGAACTTATGAGGTATATGACAATAGCAGTGGAATCATGACGTTGGATCCAAAAAAACCTGTTTATCCCCATGTCGGCTCTTTCAGTGTAGTAAATGGTTCTGGAGTGCCAATTCGCCGATACTCAGTTCAGGGGAAGGTAGTTGATGATCCCTCACCGCTGAAGAGAGCGAGCCTGCCGATCGAGGGTGTAAAAGTTTTGCTCAGGAAATCTGAACTGGCCAACATGGATCAACTTCTATTGGATCCTTCAATTAGTCTTGCTCCGCCGAGTGTTATAGATTCAGCTTACACCGATTCTAATGGTAATTTCTTTTTCCCCAAATTGTTACCAGATCTCTACTCTATCGAATGTTTACATCCCAATTACAATCCGGCAGGTGTCTTTTTTAATCTAGCCTCGGATACCTCGTTTCAAATAATGATGCTTGAGAAGAGTTCCACTGTTTCGGTTTCCGGGCACGTAAGAGAACTTTTTAATGCTGAACTGGTTCCTCTGGAGGGATGTACCATAACTGTGACACAACCGCAGATTGCTTTTCCCATTGAGGCTGCCGGGCAGTTGATTTCAATACCAATAAGACCGATTGATCCGGTTGTTTACAAAGCGGTAAGCGGTACGGATGGCAGCTACAAGATTACAGGCATTTCCCTTTCTGCCAATAACGAAGCCTGGTATGTAAGAGCAACAAAACGCGGTTACAATGAAGAGTCTAAGACTGTGAGACTGTCCGTCGGCTCAGATCAGGTTGTCGATTTTGTGCTTCAGAAAAGGTATGCAAATTTTATAAAGGATACTGTCGATGGTATAATTATTACTCTCTCTACTGAAAAGGAAGCGTACAATGTCGGGGAAGGTGTAAACATCCGTTATTCACTCACCAATACTACATCCCGTGATATTACATTCGGAGGTTTTTCGGCAAATTGTGAATATGATATGGCTATCGGAGCGAAGGATGCGGATTTACCATACTACAAACTCTCTGATTTTGTGACCTGTCTCAGGTCAATTTCTGAAATTGTCGTTCCTGCGAAAGATTCGGTAGTAAAGAGTTTTCCGCAATATGTGATTCCTGAAGACCTGGTAAAAAGTGATGAGTATCAGCCGTGGTATGTAGAGGCAGGGCTGAACAAGGATGAATATAAGGAGACTTGGATCAGGCTGGGATTCAGAGTCAGAGAGATTCCTGTGTCATCCAGGCCGGTGTCTTCCGTGAAAAAGGGCAGGAGTGTGGAGTGCAGTCTGATCAGAGAAACATTATCTCTGAATCTTTCGGAGAGAGAATTTGTCAGGGTGACGGCTCATTCGCTTGATGGCAGGATAATTCCTCAGTTGACTTTTCAGAAGCAGCTTGGCGCAGGTTCGCATGTTATTCCACTCGATATTTCCGGTGTAAGAGGAATCTGTCTGTTGAGAGTATCCGGTGAAAAGTTTACCAGGGCATTCAAACTGAATCTTGCTGCAAGGTGA
- a CDS encoding prepilin peptidase, translating into MISVIAGISGLVIGSFFNVLIWRLPRGESVVFPASHCVSCGRKIRPWENIPVLSYLFLRGKCASCKEPISPVYPLIELITGGASAALWYLFAQKALAGNADIFLSTSVILQALFLLMMIPMAVIDFRHYIIPDFFTLPIITAGLIISFLPGGITPLQSFIGILGGGGVLYLIGWIGTIALKKGDAMGGGDIKLMAAAGALFGLEISLMGIVFGALLGSVAGIGMIVTKKLSVDHRIPFGPFLGAGIWIAVLAGKAIVNFYIGFMDNLAIM; encoded by the coding sequence TTGATCAGTGTTATCGCAGGTATTTCAGGACTGGTAATCGGATCATTTTTCAATGTCCTTATCTGGAGACTCCCCAGGGGTGAATCGGTTGTTTTTCCCGCTTCCCACTGTGTCTCCTGCGGCAGGAAAATCAGGCCATGGGAAAATATTCCTGTATTAAGCTATCTGTTCCTGAGAGGAAAGTGCGCCAGCTGCAAAGAGCCAATATCTCCGGTTTATCCACTGATCGAACTGATCACCGGAGGAGCATCTGCTGCACTCTGGTATCTGTTTGCTCAGAAAGCACTCGCCGGAAACGCTGACATCTTCCTTAGCACGTCTGTTATCCTCCAGGCCCTTTTTCTTCTGATGATGATACCAATGGCTGTAATCGATTTCCGACACTACATCATACCGGATTTCTTCACACTTCCTATTATAACAGCAGGCCTGATTATCTCTTTTCTACCCGGCGGAATCACTCCCCTGCAGTCATTTATCGGTATACTGGGTGGAGGTGGTGTTCTCTACCTGATCGGTTGGATTGGTACAATTGCTTTAAAAAAAGGCGATGCAATGGGTGGAGGAGATATAAAACTGATGGCAGCAGCAGGAGCTCTCTTTGGATTGGAAATCTCCCTGATGGGAATAGTCTTTGGTGCTCTTCTGGGCTCAGTTGCCGGCATCGGTATGATTGTCACGAAAAAGCTCAGCGTTGATCACAGAATTCCTTTTGGTCCGTTTCTGGGAGCCGGAATCTGGATCGCTGTTCTGGCGGGTAAAGCAATAGTGAATTTTTACATTGGTTTTATGGATAATCTGGCAATAATGTAG
- a CDS encoding CvpA family protein: MHTLDLAILIIASIFTVIGIKRGFIGEVIRLAAMISGFIIGFLYFKDLSRVLPLDRIPLHIKNAISFLLIYIAVVLILISIGWALKKIVRLVLLGWLDRMLGALIGLAKAVLIAWAVCLSISSFPARSIQSDFQKSYVYRSYKKLPEALSLKGINKTRSSIKSIQQKKPDKEIQKKQKTGNRVVKQGSEI, encoded by the coding sequence ATGCATACATTGGATTTAGCGATATTGATCATAGCATCGATCTTTACAGTGATTGGAATCAAGCGTGGATTCATCGGAGAAGTGATCCGTCTGGCGGCAATGATATCAGGTTTTATAATCGGATTTCTTTACTTTAAAGATCTGTCCAGGGTTCTTCCCCTTGATCGCATCCCTCTCCATATCAAAAACGCCATCTCTTTTCTGCTTATTTACATCGCAGTAGTACTTATCTTAATCTCCATCGGATGGGCATTGAAGAAAATAGTCCGTCTGGTCCTGCTTGGATGGTTAGATCGAATGCTGGGTGCTTTAATCGGACTGGCAAAAGCAGTGCTGATTGCCTGGGCTGTTTGCCTCTCTATTTCCTCCTTTCCAGCCAGAAGCATTCAGTCCGATTTCCAGAAATCATATGTCTACCGCTCCTATAAGAAACTTCCAGAGGCTTTGAGTCTGAAGGGTATTAACAAAACCCGATCATCAATAAAAAGTATTCAGCAGAAGAAACCAGACAAAGAGATACAAAAAAAGCAGAAAACAGGAAATCGTGTGGTGAAACAGGGATCGGAGATCTAG